One stretch of Rathayibacter festucae DSM 15932 DNA includes these proteins:
- a CDS encoding methyltransferase domain-containing protein, with amino-acid sequence MSRHPFDPAGVPGSAVLPALACPVCGAPLAPDALPRPTLLRCPVGHSADLARQGYVSLLRGRHATSGDTAAMVQAREELLGSGHYRPIQDAVAAAVPADARLVVDLGCGTGAYLAAVLEARPEASGLGLDLSAAAARRAARAHPRAAVATADLWQPLPLADGCADALLTVFAPRNAPEMRRVLRAGGVAIVVTPRERHLGEIRPVFGMLGIDAGKAERLDEQLQGFERVAREELDYAVAMTPDELRAEVLMGPSAHHVDAAAVDALLAGREETTTVTVAVTVSVYRAG; translated from the coding sequence GTGAGCCGGCACCCCTTCGACCCGGCGGGCGTCCCCGGGTCGGCGGTCCTGCCCGCGCTCGCCTGCCCGGTCTGCGGGGCGCCGCTGGCCCCGGACGCGCTGCCGCGGCCGACCCTGCTGCGCTGCCCGGTCGGACACAGCGCGGATCTGGCGCGCCAGGGCTACGTCTCGCTGCTGCGCGGCCGGCACGCCACCTCGGGCGACACCGCGGCGATGGTGCAGGCGCGCGAGGAGCTCCTGGGCTCCGGGCACTACCGGCCGATCCAGGACGCGGTCGCCGCGGCGGTGCCGGCGGACGCGCGGCTGGTCGTGGACCTCGGCTGCGGGACCGGCGCGTACCTCGCGGCGGTGCTCGAGGCGCGGCCGGAGGCGAGCGGGCTGGGGCTGGACCTGTCCGCGGCGGCCGCGCGCCGGGCTGCGCGCGCGCATCCGCGAGCCGCGGTGGCGACGGCGGACCTGTGGCAGCCGCTGCCGCTCGCCGACGGCTGCGCGGACGCGCTGCTGACCGTCTTCGCGCCGCGGAACGCGCCGGAGATGCGGCGGGTGCTGCGGGCGGGCGGCGTCGCGATCGTCGTGACACCGCGCGAGCGGCACCTCGGCGAGATCCGCCCGGTGTTCGGGATGCTCGGGATCGACGCGGGGAAGGCCGAGCGGCTGGACGAGCAGCTGCAGGGCTTCGAGCGGGTCGCGCGCGAGGAGCTGGACTACGCGGTCGCGATGACGCCGGACGAGCTGCGGGCCGAGGTGCTGATGGGACCGAGCGCGCACCACGTCGACGCGGCGGCGGTCGACGCGCTGCTGGCGGGGCGCGAGGAGACGACGACGGTGACGGTCGCGGTGACGGTGTCGGTGTACCGCGCGGGCTAG
- a CDS encoding AI-2E family transporter gives MRGRRPRDGGRDSVATPAAAAPPGATPPVATPSDAVGDEPHDVSPGMRIAAAWGWRVLAVAALLWLVVKLVALVPVVVVPVLIAILVTALLTPLRDRLERWRLPRPLAVLVSILALLLALVGLIGLVVVQSRAGFGGVGQRALDAVDDVEAWLQGPPLGFSDVQLGDWAQKAIDWADTQASTIASGALAVGSQVAEVFAGALLTLFSLIFLLLDGRRIWTWFLRLMPRAARLPLETGAAAGWRTLSQFVRAQLGVAAINAIGIGIGALALQLPLVVPIAIVVFLGSFVPFLGAIVTGALAAVIALLFSGPVAALIMIGVVVVVHLLEGHVLQPLILGSAVKVHPLAVVLGVATGLEVAGLAGALFAVPVIATLNSAITAMRHDPEQVDSVPRDPGRSA, from the coding sequence ATGCGAGGACGCCGACCGCGCGACGGGGGACGCGACTCGGTGGCGACCCCTGCGGCCGCGGCTCCGCCTGGCGCGACTCCCCCGGTCGCGACTCCCTCCGACGCCGTCGGGGACGAGCCGCACGACGTCTCCCCCGGCATGCGCATCGCCGCCGCCTGGGGCTGGCGGGTGCTGGCCGTCGCGGCGCTGCTCTGGCTGGTCGTGAAGCTGGTCGCGCTGGTGCCGGTCGTCGTGGTGCCGGTGCTGATCGCGATCCTGGTCACCGCGCTGCTCACTCCGCTCCGCGACCGGCTCGAGCGATGGCGGCTGCCGCGCCCGCTGGCCGTGCTCGTCTCGATCCTCGCGCTCCTGCTCGCGCTGGTCGGCCTCATCGGGCTCGTCGTCGTCCAGTCCCGCGCGGGCTTCGGCGGCGTCGGGCAGCGGGCGCTCGACGCGGTCGACGACGTGGAGGCCTGGCTGCAGGGCCCACCGCTCGGCTTCTCCGACGTGCAGCTCGGCGACTGGGCGCAGAAGGCGATCGACTGGGCCGACACCCAGGCGTCGACGATCGCCTCCGGGGCCCTCGCGGTCGGCTCGCAGGTGGCCGAGGTGTTCGCGGGCGCGCTGCTCACCCTGTTCTCGCTGATCTTCCTGCTGCTGGACGGCCGGCGGATCTGGACCTGGTTCCTCCGCCTGATGCCGCGCGCCGCGCGCCTGCCGCTGGAGACGGGGGCGGCGGCCGGCTGGCGGACGCTGAGCCAGTTCGTCCGGGCCCAGCTCGGGGTCGCGGCGATCAACGCGATCGGCATCGGGATCGGCGCGCTCGCTCTGCAGCTGCCGCTGGTCGTGCCGATCGCGATCGTGGTGTTCCTCGGCTCCTTCGTGCCGTTCCTCGGCGCGATCGTGACGGGGGCGCTCGCGGCGGTCATCGCGCTGCTGTTCAGCGGACCGGTGGCGGCGCTGATCATGATCGGCGTCGTCGTCGTCGTGCACCTGCTCGAGGGGCACGTGCTGCAGCCGCTGATCCTCGGCTCGGCCGTGAAGGTGCATCCGCTCGCCGTCGTGCTGGGCGTCGCGACCGGGCTCGAGGTGGCGGGGCTGGCCGGCGCGCTGTTCGCGGTGCCGGTGATCGCGACGCTGAACTCGGCGATCACGGCGATGCGGCACGATCCGGAGCAGGTCGACTCCGTGCCCCGCGATCCGGGGCGCTCCGCGTGA
- a CDS encoding NAD(P)/FAD-dependent oxidoreductase gives MALTSTVFERSAPDPTVVDAALAGTRRGVFWLEDPDARRPALAGAVRADLVVVGGGYTGLWSALRAKERDPSRRVVLLEARSLGWAASGRNGGFVESSLTHGRENGLARWPAEAARLEELGVRNLDDIEATVARYGMDCDFERTGSLAVAVEEYQVGPLADGDGVAGGRFLDTAEVRALVDSPTFLAGLAAPAEQCALVHPGKLVRELARVAEELGVEIHEDSRVLGLERDGAGVVVRTAGGSVTADQAILGTSAFPSLLARTRLMTVPVYDHVLMTEPLDAAQLASIGWTGREGLSDVANQFHYYRRTADDRILWGGYDAVYHPGGRIRSAYEDRPETDRALAAHFLTTFPQLEGLRFSHRWAGVIDTSTRFAAFYGTALAGRVAYAAGYTGLGVGTTAFAADVLLDLLAGEPTERTELEMVRKRPLPFPPEPFATAGIQATRWSLDRADHDGGRRNPLLRTLDALGLGFDS, from the coding sequence ATGGCCCTCACGAGCACGGTTTTCGAACGATCCGCCCCCGATCCCACCGTCGTCGACGCCGCCCTGGCCGGCACGCGGCGCGGGGTGTTCTGGCTCGAGGACCCCGATGCCCGGCGCCCGGCCCTCGCCGGCGCCGTCCGCGCCGACCTGGTGGTCGTCGGCGGCGGCTACACCGGCCTGTGGAGCGCCCTGCGCGCGAAGGAGCGCGACCCGAGCCGCCGCGTGGTGCTGCTCGAGGCCCGCTCGCTCGGCTGGGCCGCCTCCGGTCGCAACGGCGGCTTCGTCGAGTCGAGCCTCACGCACGGCCGCGAGAACGGCCTCGCACGCTGGCCCGCCGAGGCCGCCCGCCTCGAGGAGCTGGGCGTGCGGAACCTCGACGACATCGAGGCGACCGTCGCCCGCTACGGCATGGACTGCGACTTCGAGCGCACCGGCTCGCTCGCCGTGGCGGTGGAGGAGTACCAGGTCGGCCCGCTCGCGGACGGCGACGGCGTCGCTGGCGGCCGCTTCCTCGACACCGCCGAGGTCCGCGCCCTGGTCGACTCGCCGACCTTCCTGGCCGGCCTGGCCGCGCCCGCCGAGCAGTGCGCCCTGGTGCACCCCGGCAAGCTCGTCCGCGAGCTCGCGCGGGTCGCCGAGGAGCTCGGCGTCGAGATCCACGAGGACAGCCGCGTGCTCGGCCTCGAGCGCGACGGCGCCGGCGTGGTCGTCCGCACCGCGGGCGGCTCCGTGACGGCGGATCAGGCGATCCTCGGCACCAGCGCCTTCCCCTCGCTGCTCGCGCGCACCCGGCTGATGACCGTGCCGGTCTACGACCACGTGCTGATGACCGAGCCGCTCGACGCCGCCCAGCTGGCCTCGATCGGCTGGACCGGCCGCGAGGGCCTCAGCGACGTCGCCAACCAGTTCCACTACTACCGCCGCACCGCCGACGACCGCATCCTCTGGGGCGGCTACGACGCCGTCTACCACCCGGGCGGCCGGATCCGCTCGGCCTACGAGGACCGCCCGGAGACCGACCGCGCCCTCGCCGCGCACTTCCTGACCACCTTCCCGCAGCTCGAGGGCCTCCGCTTCAGCCATCGCTGGGCCGGGGTGATCGACACCAGCACCCGCTTCGCCGCCTTCTACGGCACCGCGCTCGCCGGTCGCGTCGCCTACGCCGCGGGCTACACCGGCCTCGGCGTCGGGACGACCGCCTTCGCGGCCGACGTGCTCCTCGACCTCCTGGCCGGCGAGCCGACCGAGCGGACCGAGCTGGAGATGGTCCGCAAGCGCCCGCTGCCGTTCCCGCCCGAGCCGTTCGCGACCGCCGGCATCCAGGCCACGCGCTGGTCGCTCGACCGCGCCGACCACGACGGCGGCCGGCGGAACCCGCTGCTGCGGACCCTCGACGCGCTCGGGCTGGGCTTCGACTCCTGA
- a CDS encoding TlpA family protein disulfide reductase yields the protein MLASALEVLLAVAGAAAGAVLVVSGVLKLGRTERFRASLAALGLPARLSAGPLFARAFPVVEIALGLAILLAPSPLHRGALLGAVAVDVVFLVVAIRAVRAPEPVECECFGGLGDARMTGRTVARNAVLLALALAGLVGAGAPAELLVPGVPALLAVLLALALVPVRDRLAARAPAASTPAPAPVSPSDLGDLAFLTAAGEPIALAEWADPPTHLVFFSPSCISCHELVERFRWWPNGLREGEELMPVFLGAPADFAAHEVFAPLVEHALYDPDRSIAAALGRGATPGHVLLDPEHPLGDGWSSGAFEIERRVLRPDFFEDVRRGAVGPASDAAGHA from the coding sequence ATGCTCGCGTCAGCGCTCGAGGTCCTGCTCGCGGTCGCCGGCGCCGCCGCCGGTGCCGTCCTCGTCGTCAGCGGCGTGCTGAAGCTCGGGCGGACGGAGCGGTTCCGCGCGAGCCTCGCCGCGCTCGGTCTGCCCGCCCGGCTCTCCGCGGGCCCGCTCTTCGCCCGCGCCTTCCCCGTCGTCGAGATCGCGCTCGGCCTGGCGATCCTGCTCGCCCCGTCGCCGCTGCACCGCGGCGCGCTGCTCGGCGCGGTCGCGGTCGACGTCGTCTTCCTCGTTGTCGCGATCCGGGCGGTCCGCGCCCCGGAGCCGGTCGAGTGCGAGTGCTTCGGCGGCCTCGGCGACGCCAGGATGACCGGCCGCACGGTCGCGCGGAACGCCGTCCTGCTCGCGCTGGCGCTCGCCGGGCTCGTCGGGGCCGGCGCACCGGCGGAGCTGCTCGTCCCCGGGGTCCCGGCGCTGCTCGCCGTGCTGCTCGCTCTCGCACTCGTCCCGGTGCGCGACCGGCTCGCCGCCCGAGCACCCGCCGCCTCGACGCCCGCGCCGGCACCCGTGTCCCCGAGCGACCTCGGCGACCTCGCCTTCCTCACCGCCGCCGGCGAGCCGATCGCCCTCGCCGAGTGGGCGGACCCGCCGACGCACCTCGTCTTCTTCTCGCCGTCCTGCATCTCCTGCCACGAGCTGGTCGAGCGCTTCCGCTGGTGGCCGAACGGCCTGCGCGAGGGCGAGGAGCTGATGCCCGTCTTCCTCGGCGCCCCCGCCGACTTCGCCGCCCACGAGGTGTTCGCCCCGCTCGTCGAGCACGCGCTCTACGACCCCGACCGGTCGATCGCCGCCGCCCTCGGTCGTGGCGCCACCCCGGGCCACGTGCTGCTGGACCCCGAGCACCCCCTCGGCGACGGCTGGAGCAGCGGCGCGTTCGAGATCGAGAGGCGGGTGCTCCGCCCCGACTTCTTCGAGGACGTCCGCCGCGGCGCGGTCGGACCCGCCTCCGACGCCGCCGGGCACGCGTGA
- a CDS encoding cation:proton antiporter, with translation MTPLLVVLVLALVVIAGAAVVGPRLGVASPLVLVGIGVAASFLPVVGPIEIEPEWILAGVLPPLLYSSAVSMPAMNFRREFGAISGLSVLLVVGTSLVLGLFFQLVLPDLGFAWGVALGAIVSPTDAVATSIVKGTSVSRRVVAMLDGESLLNDATALVLLRTAIAAAAASFSFWGALGSFGYSVLIAGIVGGLVGWLNLAVRRRVQDPTVNTILSFTVPFLASVPAELLGASGLVAAVVAGVVTGIRAPRELSPQNRLSDSQNWRTVELVLEGTVFLTMGLQVRAIVTSVEEDHAGVGPAVLIAVGALLLTILVRAAYVAPLLGVLRSRGRLRERMRPRVEGLQEQMGTEEGREESLKRISRGRRSPTARDLERFGTRLTRMLADMEYFVRAPLGWREGTAVVWAGMRGAVTVAAAQTLPEDTPQRSVLVLIAFAVAALSLLLQGGTVGPLLRAIAPDVDEAAEERAREEERTRVFALLRTSAEAVQEPPPAPDAPRTEAFLQAQWHRLAVIAAQRADLLDARDNGTFDADVLASVLAALDASQIDLEIRARTAR, from the coding sequence GTGACCCCGCTCCTGGTGGTGCTGGTCCTCGCGCTGGTCGTGATCGCCGGCGCCGCCGTCGTCGGCCCGCGCCTCGGCGTCGCCTCGCCGCTCGTGCTGGTCGGGATCGGCGTGGCCGCGAGTTTCCTGCCCGTCGTCGGGCCGATCGAGATCGAGCCGGAGTGGATCCTGGCCGGGGTGCTCCCGCCGCTGCTCTACTCGTCCGCGGTGTCGATGCCGGCGATGAACTTCCGCCGCGAGTTCGGTGCGATCAGCGGCCTCTCGGTGCTGCTGGTCGTCGGCACCTCGCTCGTGCTCGGCCTGTTCTTCCAGCTGGTCCTGCCGGATCTCGGCTTCGCCTGGGGCGTCGCGCTCGGCGCGATCGTCAGCCCCACGGACGCGGTGGCGACCTCGATCGTCAAGGGCACCTCCGTCTCGCGCCGGGTCGTCGCGATGCTCGACGGCGAGAGCCTGCTCAACGACGCGACGGCCCTGGTGCTGCTGCGCACCGCGATCGCGGCCGCCGCGGCGAGCTTCTCCTTCTGGGGCGCGCTCGGCTCGTTCGGCTACTCCGTGCTGATCGCGGGGATCGTCGGCGGTCTCGTCGGCTGGCTGAACCTGGCCGTGCGCCGCCGGGTCCAGGACCCGACGGTCAACACGATCCTGTCCTTCACCGTGCCCTTCCTCGCCTCCGTCCCGGCCGAGCTCCTCGGCGCCTCGGGACTGGTCGCGGCGGTCGTCGCCGGCGTCGTCACGGGCATCCGCGCGCCGCGGGAGCTCTCGCCGCAGAACCGCCTGTCCGACTCGCAGAACTGGCGGACGGTCGAGCTGGTGCTCGAGGGCACGGTGTTCCTCACGATGGGCCTGCAGGTCCGGGCGATCGTGACGAGCGTCGAGGAGGACCACGCCGGCGTCGGCCCGGCCGTGCTGATCGCGGTGGGCGCGCTCCTGCTGACGATCCTGGTGCGGGCGGCCTACGTCGCCCCGCTGCTCGGCGTTCTGAGGAGCCGCGGCCGGCTGCGCGAGCGGATGCGCCCGCGCGTCGAGGGCCTGCAGGAGCAGATGGGCACCGAGGAGGGCCGCGAGGAGAGCCTGAAGCGGATCAGCCGCGGGCGCCGGTCGCCGACCGCCCGCGATCTCGAGCGCTTCGGCACCCGGCTGACCCGGATGCTCGCCGACATGGAGTACTTCGTCCGCGCGCCGCTCGGCTGGCGCGAGGGCACGGCCGTGGTCTGGGCCGGGATGCGCGGCGCCGTCACGGTCGCCGCCGCGCAGACCCTGCCCGAGGACACCCCGCAGCGCTCGGTCCTCGTGCTGATCGCCTTCGCGGTGGCCGCGCTGTCGCTGCTGCTGCAGGGCGGCACGGTCGGGCCGCTGCTGCGCGCCATCGCCCCGGACGTCGACGAGGCGGCCGAGGAGAGGGCCCGCGAGGAGGAGCGCACCCGCGTCTTCGCCCTGCTGCGCACCAGCGCCGAGGCCGTCCAGGAGCCGCCGCCCGCCCCGGACGCGCCGCGGACCGAGGCGTTCCTCCAGGCCCAGTGGCACCGGCTCGCCGTGATCGCCGCCCAGCGCGCGGACCTCCTCGACGCCCGCGACAACGGCACCTTCGACGCCGACGTCCTCGCCTCGGTGCTCGCCGCCCTCGACGCCTCCCAGATCGACCTCGAGATCCGCGCGCGCACCGCCCGCTGA
- a CDS encoding zeta toxin family protein has protein sequence MRRDREAVLLAGPPGAGKTTALDELLASTRTTAADWRILNADDVKDLLLRRALEDGSYESHLTPPDLAAVEADGGKVWPRERAALVHEESSMVMKRVRDQSVRRGENVVVDGTLANADAGRTLVERLEGQGYRVRVVLVDGPRAVTEARVADRWARGYRCAVDGIADPGDPDLLVLGGRWVPAQVTDALYRDGDDSSICTSSARVIAESSAAVTQLDVYRIGRPSGTPELVERRIGKHEDGRWIAVERFGPEELRSERGRRETERREIP, from the coding sequence GTGCGTCGCGATCGCGAGGCGGTCCTCCTGGCCGGCCCGCCCGGCGCGGGCAAGACGACGGCTCTGGACGAACTGCTGGCGAGCACCCGGACGACCGCGGCCGACTGGCGCATCCTCAACGCCGACGACGTCAAGGACCTCCTCCTCAGACGCGCCCTGGAGGACGGCAGCTACGAGTCCCACCTCACCCCTCCCGATCTCGCCGCGGTCGAGGCCGACGGCGGGAAGGTCTGGCCCCGCGAGCGTGCAGCCCTCGTGCACGAGGAGTCGTCGATGGTGATGAAGCGCGTACGCGACCAGTCCGTGCGACGGGGCGAGAACGTCGTCGTCGACGGGACGCTCGCGAACGCGGACGCCGGGAGGACCCTCGTCGAGCGTCTCGAGGGGCAGGGCTACCGCGTCCGCGTCGTCCTCGTCGACGGCCCGCGCGCTGTCACGGAGGCTCGAGTCGCGGACCGCTGGGCGCGGGGCTACCGGTGCGCCGTCGACGGGATCGCCGACCCGGGCGATCCGGACCTCCTCGTGCTCGGCGGTCGCTGGGTGCCCGCGCAGGTGACCGATGCGCTCTACCGCGACGGCGACGACAGCTCGATCTGCACGAGCTCGGCGCGAGTGATCGCGGAGAGCTCCGCGGCGGTGACGCAGCTCGACGTCTACCGGATCGGCCGGCCGAGCGGGACGCCCGAGCTCGTCGAACGGCGCATCGGCAAGCACGAGGACGGCCGCTGGATCGCCGTCGAGCGCTTCGGACCGGAGGAGCTCCGCTCCGAGAGGGGACGACGGGAGACGGAGCGACGGGAGATACCCTGA